The proteins below are encoded in one region of bacterium:
- a CDS encoding S-layer homology domain-containing protein translates to MRYLALAVATVVMFAMVAPAFAQPFADVPTNHWAYDAIAELAAKGLVEGYPDGTFKGDRAMTRYEMAMVVARLLARIESIQIPAPAPAPQVTRADLEALQRLINEFRAELAALGVRV, encoded by the coding sequence ATGAGATATCTCGCGCTCGCCGTCGCGACCGTGGTCATGTTCGCGATGGTCGCCCCCGCGTTTGCGCAGCCGTTCGCCGATGTGCCTACGAACCACTGGGCATACGACGCGATCGCTGAGCTCGCGGCGAAGGGCCTGGTCGAGGGATATCCCGACGGGACCTTCAAGGGCGACCGCGCCATGACGCGGTACGAAATGGCGATGGTGGTGGCGCGGTTACTGGCGCGGATCGAGAGCATTCAGATTCCGGCACCGGCGCCGGCGCCACAGGTGACCCGGGCGGATCTGGAAGCGCTGCAGCGGCTGATCAACGAGTTTCGGGCCGAACTGGCGGCGCTGGGCGTACGGGTG